The genomic window AATTTCGAAAACGCGACAAAGAGAAGTGAGCGTATATGGAGATGGATATTATCAAACTAGTAAGCGAACTGAAGCGCACCTATGATACTGCCAATCCTTTTGTCATTGCTGAAAAATTAGGAATAGAAATCAGATATGTTTCTTTTCTAGATAATCCAAAAGGACAGTTTCAAGAACTATTAGGCTCCCCTATTATCTTATTGAACAACTCAATAAAAGAATCAGAAGAACGTTTTTACATTTGCGCCCATGAACTTGGACACGCCTTGTTCCATCGTGAAATCTCAAGTTACTATGTGT from Enterococcus sp. DIV1094 includes these protein-coding regions:
- a CDS encoding ImmA/IrrE family metallo-endopeptidase, with protein sequence MEMDIIKLVSELKRTYDTANPFVIAEKLGIEIRYVSFLDNPKGQFQELLGSPIILLNNSIKESEERFYICAHELGHALFHREISSYYVSSRNSRSKSESEANCFASNLIVSLYKEDTETYPREVEELTRLYGLPESCYRFLI